A part of Tachysurus vachellii isolate PV-2020 chromosome 4, HZAU_Pvac_v1, whole genome shotgun sequence genomic DNA contains:
- the ppp1r27b gene encoding protein phosphatase 1 regulatory subunit 27b, with protein MMKYYQCPVTQNVSYEGCNIKPGNLVTCLPAHKSEKPVRSVHFPNDVVFQDYVRHGELERIGRFIRARRVTLDTMYPSGMAAIHEAVLSGNLECVKLLVKHGADIMQRDEDGWTPLHMACSDGFPHIAEFLLSLGADPEAENECGEKPADLIDPDCKELVEMFGAGAD; from the exons ATGATGAAGTATTACCAGTGTCCCGTGACCCAGAATGTGAGCTATGAGGGGTGCAACATCAAACCTGGGAATCTGGTGACCTGCCTTCCTGCCCACAAGTCCGAAAAACCAGTCCGCAGCGTCCACTTCCCCAACGACGTGGTCTTCCAGGATTATGTCCGTCACGGAGAGCTGGAGAGGATCGGACGCTTCATCCGGGCCAGGAGGGTCACCCTGGACACTATGTATCCTTCAG GCATGGCAGCCATACACGAGGCCGTGCTCTCGGGGAACCTGGAGTGTGTGAAGCTGCTGGTAAAACACGGTGCAGACATCATGCAGAGAGACGAGGACGGCTGGACGCCGCTCCACATGGCCTGCAGCGACGGATTCCCACACATCGCAGA GTTCCTGCTCTCTCTCGGTGCTGACCCCGAGGCTGAGAACGAATGTGGAGAGAAACCCGCTGACCTCATCGACCCCGACTGTAAAGAGCTGGTGGAGATGTTCGGTGCCGGCGCAGACTGA
- the LOC132844066 gene encoding mapk-regulated corepressor-interacting protein 1-like isoform X2: protein MHQASLGGFLSVQFYLNFAGLRMVQNYKQAPGVSSASNSDEFLTPAHEENVRFIHYTWQCVMREMQSFQGTENSNKGPQKYVERTPNPGLSSFTPVDLNNVRRRNAQDSKKS from the exons ATGCACCAGGCTTCACTTGGCGGATTTTTAAGcgtacaattttatttaaacttcgcag GTTTGAGGATGGTGCAGAACTACAAACAGGCGCCTGGAGTGAGTTCAGCATCCAACAGTGATGAGTTCCTCACACCAGCACATGAGGAGAACGTCCGCTTCATCCACTACA cctggcAGTGTGTGATGAGAGAGATGCAGTCCTTCCAGGGAACTGAAAACAGCAATAAGGGACCTCAGAAGTACGTGGAGAGAACACCAAACCCCGGCCTGAGCT CTTTCACGCCGGTGGATTTGAACAACGTGAGACGAAGGAACGCTCAGGACTCCAAGAAGTCGTAA
- the LOC132844066 gene encoding mapk-regulated corepressor-interacting protein 1-like isoform X1, translating to MHQASLGGFLSVQFYLNFAAGLRMVQNYKQAPGVSSASNSDEFLTPAHEENVRFIHYTWQCVMREMQSFQGTENSNKGPQKYVERTPNPGLSSFTPVDLNNVRRRNAQDSKKS from the exons ATGCACCAGGCTTCACTTGGCGGATTTTTAAGcgtacaattttatttaaacttcgcag CAGGTTTGAGGATGGTGCAGAACTACAAACAGGCGCCTGGAGTGAGTTCAGCATCCAACAGTGATGAGTTCCTCACACCAGCACATGAGGAGAACGTCCGCTTCATCCACTACA cctggcAGTGTGTGATGAGAGAGATGCAGTCCTTCCAGGGAACTGAAAACAGCAATAAGGGACCTCAGAAGTACGTGGAGAGAACACCAAACCCCGGCCTGAGCT CTTTCACGCCGGTGGATTTGAACAACGTGAGACGAAGGAACGCTCAGGACTCCAAGAAGTCGTAA
- the anapc11 gene encoding LOW QUALITY PROTEIN: anaphase-promoting complex subunit 11 (The sequence of the model RefSeq protein was modified relative to this genomic sequence to represent the inferred CDS: inserted 1 base in 1 codon; deleted 1 base in 1 codon; substituted 1 base at 1 genomic stop codon), with product MKVKIKQXHSVASWLWVANDENCGICRAPFNDRCPDCKVPGDDCTPLVWGQCSHCFHMHXNSQQVQQRCPVCRQDV from the exons ATGAAGGTGAAGATAAAGCAGTGACACAGTGTGGCTTCATGGCTCTGGGTGGCCAATGATGAGAACTGTGGCATCTGCAGAGCTCCGTTTAATGACCGCTGTCCAGACT GTAAAGTCCCTGGGGACGACTGCACA CCGCTGGTGTGGGGTCAGTGTTCACACTGTTTCCACATGC TGAACTCACAACAGGTACAGCAGCGGTGCCCCGTGTGCCGGCAGGACGTTTAA